The sequence TAACtaaacaaatttaaataaaaacttatccaataattcattttcttgaaaaaatttatCACTCCCGTTGCTTTCACAGATCCCCACAACAACACACATCTCCATCaacatttcttctttttttccgaTTTCTCAGACTTTTTCTTTTACTGACGCTACTCCATTTTTTTCAGCAAGCTGTGAGCCTAAGGAGGAAAAAGAAGAAAGCCAATCTTTTGCTGTTGGACGACCAAGATTTCACCTTCTTTGTGTGTTTCTGCGATTAGATTTTGCTATATTTCCAATTTCTACGAAGCCCTCGAATCCATGGGCTTCTCTTTCCAAATTTACTCCTTTAGTGTGTCTAACCAATCACCGTGGATCCAATGTGAATCGTTTAGCTAACCATCTTAGTGTAATTAACAGCTGTACTATCTGCTCCGTTGCTAGTACATTCCCTTGTAGCTGGATAATTTCCACGGAAAGTTTTTTTTCCCTTAGCGAAAACTCGCTTGCTGGAACactgatttttttcttttatgttttaagCTTCTTATGATTCTGTTTTGACATGGGGTGTAGTGGGTCTAAGGTGCAGGATCCGCTTGTAGTTCGCTGCCGTCAGCGGCGGGAACTTATACGCGCCGCCTCGAACTATCGCTATGCACTCGCTGCTGCCCATCTTTCTTACTTCCGTTCACTCAAAGATGTCGGGGATGCTCTCCGTAAGTTCGTGGATGAAGATCTCATCACTGCGTCTATTTCCTCCTCTGTTTCATCGCCATCTTTGATTTTGCCACCAACTTCAAAGATGAAGAAAAACAACGTTGCTGATAAATTGCAGTTAAACGATAGCGAGGATGGGGATGAGTCTCATCTATATTTATCGgattcttcctcttcttctgatGTGAAGGAAGATGGGGCTTCCGAGTATTTTAAGCATCAGCATCATAATCATTATGCGCTTGATTCTGATGATGAATCCCATCAGCATCATACCCATCACGCGCAGGAGCACAGGGGAAAGGATTATTACTCATCTCATTATCCGCGCGGTGGATTTAATGGGTATAAGCCGACCTTCGGGGATGGATTCATTAACGATCCCTACGAATACCCTTATACTTATTCACACCCGCCCCATTCGTTTGGGGAGCCTTATATGGATCAGTGGAACCAACCGGGATTGCCGCCGCCGCGGCCGTTGTATTTTTCAAGTAAATCGAATGCCTATTACATGAACAGGGCAGCTCCTGAGATGAAAACGGTAGTTCGGGAGCCTCCACCGGAACCGAGTTATGGTTACACGGACTCTTACTGGAATTCTCCAGCAGATGATGGTGGTCATTATGGTTATTTTACTTGGGGTTCAACCACAAGGATGAAGAATACTGATGGTTTGAAAGTGAGTCCGCAAAAGGAGGCGCCACCTCCGCCGTCACCTAAAGCATCCGGTTGGGATTTTTTTAACCCCTTTGATGTGTCTGATAATGGGTACCCGGGCTATTACTTGAGTGAGGGATTTGGATACGAGTCAAATAATAACATCCCCGATTCAAGCGAGCTGAGGGAGAGGGAGGGGATTCCTGATTTGGAGGAAGACACTGAGAATGAGGTGTCTAAAGAGTTTCTCAAGAGAATAACCAAAGCACGAGAGAATAAAGGTGCGAGCTTTGCTAGTTCTGTAGCACTGCCAGCCGTAAAAAATCGAGATTCAAGCTCTGCACCATCAGGCAAAACTGAGGGCAGGTCAAGATCAGTGCCATTGGGTGGAAGGGAGAGTAGTTCAAGATCGGTGTCATTGGGTGAAAGGGAGGTTAGTTCAAGATCGGTGCCATTGAGTAAAAGTGAGGGTGTTCCGAAATCAGTGCCATCTGGAAAAAGTAAGGGTAGTAGTTCTAGATTAGTGGCTCCATGGGGTagtgagaaatcatcaatgccATCAACTAGCAAGGAAGGTGCTAAGCCCTCGATACCATCGCCACCTCTGTATATTGAAGAAAGTTTAAAATCATCAATGCCAAAGTCAAACAAGAAGGGGACTTCTTCATGGGTAAACCTCTCCCCAAGTAATTCCACCAGTTTCACAGATGGGCAGAGCAGCTCCGAAACTATTGTATCGAAGAGTATGGATGAGGGTTCTGTGAGGAAGAAAGGGGTATCTTTTGAGGTGGAAGAGATGTCAAACCAAGATGCTGATTCCTCCCAATTGAGCAGTGTAACTATATTGTCACCTCATGGCACTCGTGATTTGCACGACGTTGTGGCCGAACTCAGAGATGATTTTGAGATTGCTTCTAGTTTTGGAAAAGAGGTAGCCATTATGCTTGAGGTTGGGAAGCAGCCTCATCATTCTGGCCTTCTTAAAGGTGCGGCTTTCTGCTACATATTTCGCTGCCAACATTCTTGGTTTAACCCTTATGAGATCTTTGTGAACTGATATGACTGTTTTCCATTGAAATATAGTGACAGCTGGAAAATTTGGAGTatcgttattattatgacattATGGTTCTGAACTTTATGTCATTTTGTTTCTATAGTTATTGCCTCTTTCCTGTCCTATTTTCTGTGTCTTTATTTAGAATCTTTCCTGCATTGCTCCTTGATTTGTGTGTCCACCATATTGATCTATTTGACTTTTTAAATCGAGAAAAGGACCAGTGATCCTCTGGAAAgacttatttattttgaattttgtgcGTAGCTAACTTTCCTTGGTTTTGTATTTCAGTAATACTCTCCCAGGTATTATGCCATTCTACTCTGTCGCCGTCAGCACGATCTGTAAAATTAGCTTCTAGATCAATTAAATTGGCCAAATCTTACTTCGAAGATGTTGGCGAGGATGAAAATGCGAATGCTTGTAATCTTTCGTCCACACTGGACAAGCTGTATGCTTGGGAGAGAAAGTTATACAAGGAAGTAAAGGTAAAATAGATTTATTATACCATGCTGTTGTCCCATTCTTCTGTTCCTTTTTCATGAAGTCTGTTCAAACCAACATGTGCATGCTAGCCTTTACATCAATTTTCGACATCCCAAATTGCAACCACATATGGCTCAGTCACTGCAACCTTGGCACGAGCCAAGGTTTAGTCCTTCGATACATCAAACCAGTCCTTAACCTTAGAACCCCCAACTTTGATGCACTTGAAAAAGCCCAAGACGTATTAACCATGCCTCGAAAgcagaaataataaattaaaggtgaaaTGCAATATGATAAATTGTTGATTTTCGCTAATAAACTAGTGACTGCAATTGTAGTTCTATAGTTTGTAAGGTAAATAATCGATGcctcaatttatttaataaggTGAGACTCTCGTGGCTCGCTGCCTCGCTATGTGCTTTATGACCAGGCTTTATGATACCCATAGACCTTAAGACTGCCTTGCTTTCCTAATAACTACGGTCTCTTCTTTACATTATCaagacaaaaatatatttggatgGGCTTTTGGCTTGGCAGGGTTGTCAAAGTAGCTCATTAATCTAAATTGGACTTACTGCATTCATTTTATGCTCTTAATGATTATTTTACTGCATTCATTTTATGCTCTTAATGATTATTTTTGTGTCCCTATATCAAAGTTCGTTTTTAGTTCTACCTCAGTTCAGTCTTGCTTAGTTATGGTGAGTTATTACTTTCTTTAGGAAGAAGAAAGACTCCGAGTGTCATACGAGAAGCAATGCAAGAGGCTAAAAATCTTAGACGAAGGAGGTGCTGAGTCTAGGAAGCTTGAGGCTGCTCAAGCATCTATCAGTAAATTATTGACTAGACTTGAAGTTAGTATTAAAACCATTGATGCCATTTCAAGCCGGATACACAAGTTGCGTGATGAAGAACTGCAACCCCAGGTTGCTGCTTTAGTTCACGGGTACAGAAAATATTGCTGTTTTGTGTTCTTGAACGTTGTTTTTATAATTGTCAATTGTTTAATCCTGTTCTATTGAATCAATGGTGTCACGACCTGTAGGCTGATCAGAATGTGGAAGGCAATGCTCAAGTGCCATCAGAAGCAGTTTCAATCTATCATGGATAGTAAAATGAGAAAGCTCAGAGCTAACATTGGTCTCAAAAATGATTCCAGCTCAAGGGCCACCACGGAGCTTGAAAGGGAGCTTCGTTTATGGTGTGAACGTTTTATCGATTGGATTGCCTTTCAAAAATCCTACATTGAATCCTTGAATGGGTGGCTTCTTCAGTGTGTTCAATACATACCGGAAGAAACTCCTGATGGAACCTTCCCCTATTCCCCTGGTCAGCTTGGAGCTCCTCCCATTTTCATAGTCTGCAATGATTGGCACCAAGCAATGGAATCCATCTCCGAGGCAAGGGTGACAAATGCCATCAATACCCTTGTAACAAGCCTAAGACAACTCGAAGAAAAACAAGATGAGGAGGGGCGACAAAGGCTTAAAGCAGAATATCTTTCGAAAGATATTGAGAAACATCTCAGATCACATCGCTTGACAATGTCAGAGAAAACCAGGCTGCCTCTAGTTCCATCAGATAAATTTGATGATCAGAAAGTGGACTTGGATTCAATGAGACGTAGATTGGCCGAAGAGAGAATAAAGCACAAGGATGCTAAGAAATTAGTTCATGATGCAGCTTCTAGTAGTTTACAAGGAGGCCTTGTTCCCATTTTCAAGGCATTGGAGAACTTCACGTCTGATGCTTTGAAATTACACGAACATGTCAGGTTCAAGCATCCTGGGCCGTGAATAATCGGATCAGTAATTTAGCAGGCAAGAGGACGACatgtaatattattttcaagttGTGGCAGcgaatatatcataattttgtaGTTAGCTAGATTTGAAGCAACATAGATTGATGGAGGGTGTAACCATCACAATTTGTGAAGTGCTAGTAAAGAGAGGTTCACTTCTTTCAAATACAAAGAGATGAGGAAGGGTTCCATCATTTGCTGCCACACCCTTTGAATGCCATGACAGGTTATATTTTGTACagatattcatttatttattgatcGAATAATATTGTCTGCGATTGGGATGCTGCACTGCAGTGAACCATCGACTAAAAATGATAGGTTCTTACAATATTCCAGATTATCTTTCTGCGAAATGTCCCATTGTCTAGTTTCAAGGGAGTTATGATTTTCTTGAGCTCAGAGcataaaaaattttcataagtTTGCAAGTTGATTTGCAagatcaaaacaaattccaagctgtattttttagaatttaataatgtaaaatataaataatatttcggTCTGAACAGGCGAATTTgttcataaataaatttatggaTCATACGAGTTTGTGAGTCATTTCGTGAGCCGTTTTCTTGGATGCGTGAAACGTTCAGACCTCTGTATGGTTACTACAGGTCAAGATTCATGGCTTCATTCACCATCGTGGAACTTGATCTTAAATAATTAGCAATTACATTAACCGATTATTATCATATATAAAACATACATTAATTCATGGACATGACAGGGGGAGGTCTTGTCTCCAATAGTGTGGTCTTCTCCTTGTACTTGATGCTATCTTTGTCTTGTTTTTGGCAATGAGAGTTGAGTAGATGTGAGTGAAGTTTCCTTAAATCGGATAATTTTACAGGTTTCAACAGGAAATCTTCTGCACCTCCTTCCAAGCACCTGCGGCCATGcaccaaattttaatttccaaTATTCAAATCTTGAAATTGTCTAAAAAATACAACGGCttacatatttattcttgatggtAAATTCTCAGATGACATAATTACAACCGGGATGTCTTTCCAAGATGAATCCTGCAGAACAAGATTTATCTCCCTCTCTTGAATATTGGAACaacagaaaattttaaaaagaaaaatctaaCCACCAAAATTCACCGGTCTTTCAAGCGGAAATATCTCGAAAAACCGATGTCGTCGGAGTTCATCGGAGAGGGCTAACCTTGACTTTTTTCAGCAAATCAAAACCGCTGATGCCTGGCATGCTATAATCTGTCATGATCAAGTTAATTTTTGATACCTGCAACTAAATTTATTAAGTAAAAGATAAAccaaaacttttattttatcatgatttttattattattatgaatgtAATAAGAAGAACATGATGCACCTTGTCGTGCAGAGATGACTTGGGCGAAGACGATGACGTTTGATACTGATTCTCTTCATCAATATTATCAATCAATCCCAAGTATTCTAGAGCCTTATCACCAGAATCCACAAATGTAACTGCATATAACTCCAATTTTCATTCTTATTATAATNCTTGAACTTCATTAAGATAATCCAAGAAATTAAGTATGTACGCGTGCATGCTGATCAGAAAACAATTAACTTGACAGCATAAGTTCAGACTGAACAAAATTCCATTAATCAAGAAGACACATGTAATCTGCTGATTaacaaatcaaatttaaaagaaataattaattaatcaagtacCTTGGTATGAAGAAACAGTGAGGAGCCTCTCAAGGAGCTTTCTGTCAAGACGACTGTCATCAACAGCCAATACGTGTAAATCTTGACTTTGCTTCTTTTGATCTCCAATATTTCTGCATATTTCACGTTCTGAATCTAAATTTAAATCTcccatttaaatttctttttatatgtttgttATGGGAACATAGTGCAGATGATAAAGGctataggattttattttattgaatttcttGAGTGGTTGAGAAgcaaaatatgtgtgtgtgtgtgtgtgtgtgtgtgtgtgtagaattatgtaattttgtgttgtatttatattattacACATCAACCATAATCTTAGAGATCTCTCCAGTTAGATTTTCTTTTTGGACACCCTGTTGGAACAACGACTCATGGACCATGGTGGCTACCTCCAAAtatgaaattataattattattattattatgtagcTTTTATTtgcataataaattatatttaataggATTCACCTATAATTGTGGTCCCAATGACTCCATTATAGAGAGTTTAATTTACgaaactgaattttttttaaaaaataacaaaaaatttcaattaagtGTGTCGGTTTATGTATATTCAAATGCTAGCGAAAAAtctagaaattatatttttcaccTCTAAAATTTAGAGGctttataaattgaaaaaagaaattcagaaaaaaaataaataaatgcacACACGACACGAATAAATTTATTTGAGAGGATATAATTGAGACCATGTCAAGAAAAATCCAAGGAGATCTTTGCACTAATATATAGTTTTCTACatgatctcaaattttgatttgataagATCCAAATGGATAACTTCTTAGAAGAGATTGAAACTGCGAAATTATAATGTTTCTTGGATGTGTTAGCTCCCATTTTGTCATTTATAAGAAGCTGAAATATGTAATTTCCGTTGACTTCCACGATTAAAAAGTCAAAAAACGAAGGTTTTGATTGATATTTTCACTAGGATTCTTCTAGTTAagtttgaataattaatttaatttgggttacatttgaatatttattataacattttttttcttcatttttataaGAAATGAATATGAAATTCACAAGACCTATCTATAATCGCTCTAACTAGCCGACACGTATCCACGTAGAATATAATCATTCTCCACACCACTTgtcattttaatatttaaacaatattttcaCACAAAAAACATGATATGAAATTAGAATACACAAAAACAGTTGAAATAATTGATATGGCTATGTTATAGATGCATTCAATGTTGTTCTTCCATTAGAGACATCATCAATTAAAGAGCTTGAGGATATAAATCATGGAGATTGAATATGGGAACATGGGCAGCTATCAAACTTACTAAAAAGCATTAATTAGCTTTGTCTCTCGGATTTCATCCTATTCAACAACTATCGCTTAATTACATTGGAATCCAATGGAACTTATTCACTCAATATTCTTGTTTTTGAGCCCAATTTCCTTCCAAAATATGACAGAATTTCTAGATGTGGGGATGATCTCAACCTTTTTACACCAATTTCAACTTCTTTTGTTGGTGAAATTTTGTTTTGGGGGTGGTGGGCTACATTAAGACATAGCGTGAAAATTGAATTGACATTTGGATACGGGAGTTGAGAATCTTTCGAGCCATCTCATGTAATCGCATAGATGCAGACAAGAAATGAATAAAGGTTATTGTGTAGGGACccattattaaatatattaaatctttTGTGGGgtcttttaaaaatatacaaatcTTTTGTGGTCCCTGCCCATATTGGGAGAAATCTTCGATTAATGGAATATGTCGTGAATCGAGGGGTAAGATGTAAATTATagaaagtttttttttccaCCAATTGACTGGAAAGTTTCTGCTTCCAAGTTTGAAAAACTGCAAATGGACCCCTGCCTTCCATATTTAGCCCGTTTACATCGCAGGAGTGCCAACCAAATCCCagtaaaactttttatttttatattatacttaaataataataataataaaaatgaaaaaatataatttaagacataaaaaaattcctataaaaatgttttaatctttttttttattgtattagGCATTAATTAAAAGAATAGTATGCAATTAATTAATGCTTTACAACAAATATAGCGTAAAAATGTTACGTTACAAGCTCGAATTAAggacattatttatttaatttgtttctttattaaAAGTGATGGACTCCCGTTTGCAAATCGGCACACACATGTCGTGAAAAGTAATAGGTCAAATACAATTTTACAAGTATAATAATTccatttttttaatactttaaaaTCAAAagagtaaattatttttcttattcataaaaaagtatcgattaaaaagaaataaaaaaatattaaatgaacaaGATCATTGGTTATTTTCGACGAGTTGCCTTTCCCCCAAACCAaattaataaaaactaaataggAGTACAATTTTTATCCGAAAAGCCAAAAGGTTTAATCTAAAAGACTCCAATTTTAAAcaagaataaattaattagtagTCTTTTGTTTATATGATCTTTAAAATAAAGCAAAGCGTGTTCTCTCCTCTTTTTCTCCATAATTGTTTGCTGACCAAAAAGACTTTTACGTGGATTTAGATTGACTCAAACGAGGTAAATGTGGGACCTCTTCGAAAAATATAAGGATCCCCTAGTTGACAAATCTTTCTAATACATATATATGGTCCTCAACAAAATCAAACGTGATTTTCtatggaaaaaataataataatatttgtaCAGTGGGCTATCAAATTCAGAGCTAGCATTACCAAGAGAGTGTTCATCATCCAGATTTTCTCATATAGATTTGGTTGGCTCCAACTTATAACAATTATTTATAACATCCTTGATTTACAAAATTTTGCTCTCATTTTGTTTGTGGAAATAGAAAGAGAGTTATACTTTTTCACAATAAGGTTCCAGTCGGTGGGGGAGAGAGACCGGGTCCTAAACTCGGGCTCTTCTGGCAATCGGTTTAAGGCAGAGGCAGGGAATAGTTCTGGCAAATTATGGGCTAGGCCACAGAGCTGATTAATTAGGTTAAGGAAAATATGCGCTAAATATTATTTGTATAAATATCTTCACTTTAacattaatttcaaaaaaatattcgttaaattttaaattttattgaatcTATATATCTACTCCATCCAGGATAATAGCTTACTTGATATTTCTTCAATGAGAGGTTGAGCTTACGGGCAAAATTTATTTTGTGCCCGTAATCaaacaaaatgatataataaatcgccaattaattaatcaagatcCATCAATTTTTTTACAACTGAAATTTTGTACATAAGCCCATCTAAATTCTTCTGATACAAACAACAAATTAATAACATACGAGACTTGACATCAAACTTCTTGgatgaagaaaagaagaataaaaaaaccCTAACTTTTATCGTCTCCTTTCATGCATCAACGAAAACAAGTAGTTAATGTTTCATCTACATAAGAAATGAAAAGACCGATGTTCGTCACTTACATGATCTGTTTAGTGTTGCTGTCGATACCGTGTAGTGATCGTGCAGATATCTCTCAGCAATGGCAGCATGAGTAGCTGCACCAACTGGAAGGGCATCTTCATCGATCATGAAATGCGGGGAGTGGACCGAGTGGACCGAGCCTAGCATCTTGTTCTTGATTCCGATGAAGTAAAAGGTGGCGGGAATCAGTTCAGCATAAAATGAGAAGTCCTCGGATCCCATCACCGGCTCCACGACTCGGTAATTCTCATTCCCCACCAGCTCAATGGCTACTTTCTTCAAGTGTTTATGCATTTGGTCATCGTTAACCATAGGCGGGTAAATTGTGTCGGCATTCCTGAAGAAGTCGACTGTTGCCGAGCATCTGAATACTCTAGCTTGGGTTAATATTACCTGcgttgatatatatatgtttaaggCTTTCTTTATCCATTATTGGAAAAACAGGCACTTTGTTCTTTCAAACGAGTAACCTGTTTTATTCTTTTGAGGATGTGGTTGAAGCTTGTGTTGGAAAAAGCTCGCAACGTGCCCCCGAATTCAACTGTATCTGGCATGACGTCGAGATGATCGGTTTCACTCTTGAAGTAAGTGACGGAGACAACCTGAGGATTTAATCATACAAAACATAAAGCAGGCATGTGAGGTTCTAGTTTTGATCAAGTTATTAAGGAGATTTCCCAATTCTCGAGTTTGAACTTGTATGGCGTATAGAATTGTCCGTAAAACTATTATTTGTCAAACTTTGAAGAGCCCTAGTTTTTTTAATAGTAGTTTCTATCATAGCATCAGGTTGGAGACTTAGTTCATTCGAAGTACTACCTAATTTTGCAGATGCAATTCTTTCATACTTCATTAAAGAGATCTGTGGCATTTGCTTATTTCTGACCATTCAACAATAATTTAAGCTCTCATACTAAAGTTCGACGATATATCAAAACAATGATATAGTCTCGCATGTACGTACAAACCTGAGAGTCCAATGGATCGGCCTCTCGTGATACAATGGTCTGTAAACTGATAATTGCTGCCGAGGCAGCCCAGATAGGGTCGATCGAGTAATGCAGATTTTGTGAGATGCCGTATTCAACAGTAATCACGGCTTTGAAAAAGCCACAACCTGCAAGCAAGTGACCGGATCTTGATCCAATGACACCGACAGGGAGTAGATGCGATACATGCATTGCAAATATAGCCTCAACGTCTTCGAGAGCACCATGTTCGATCATTTGTTTTGCTCCATTTCCGGCTTCCTCAGCTGGCTGAAAGATCAGTATCACAGTGCCCTGTCGAAACTATAAATATTAGTCTCAGCATCATCACTCAAGTTAAGAGTATATTGCGCGCGGTTGGATGTGGAAATGTGGAAAGTTAAATGAAAATTATGGCTTGAATAGTATGGTTTGGAAAGGcctgaaattaaattaaagtacGTAACAATAGGTCCAATTTAGACATCAATTTCATATCATGAATTTGCTTTGAAACTTACTCATAATCAAACTTTCCATCTTctccttattattattttttttcttatgacGATGTCGCAACCGCTATCTTACGATACACACTGGGTAAACACTCGGGCTAAAACAGTAACATGCAAACCATACTAGTCAGTTAAACCACACTCGGTAAATCTTATGTGCGAAAATTCGTTCGATAAATTGTTGATCAGTGAAATAAAACCCATAATCATTAGTCAAACACTCATTCACTCCACCAACTAGAACAATCTTTTGGATTCTTCCCCTTGTTATTGACATAATTAATAGTTGTTGGTGACGGACAAGTGGACAATTAACAACTGATAGTAAGGTCGAATGTGGTTGACTAATGTCGGTTTTAATATGGAAGTGGTGAGCCTGTTGTTAATAACTTATATTCAAGCTTATAAATATAAAGTTTATTTCTGAAATGGGAGAATAACATTTTTGTTCCCCATACGTAACTtgtacatatttaatttttgtcatttattagaTAATTCACGGTCTTAGaacattaatttgattttttttcaaatttagtcATTTTCAACGTAAACGTTGATATGGTGCCGAGAATTAGTGATATGACATTCGAAAATGTTAACGCGACGTTGGATATTGCTGATATATATCATATCAGCACTCTATAATATaactatataataataattatattataataatggaaataattgaacaaaaaattatataataataaaattacagGAATCTCGCATGATTCAAATGTGGACAA comes from Primulina huaijiensis isolate GDHJ02 chromosome 2, ASM1229523v2, whole genome shotgun sequence and encodes:
- the LOC140971620 gene encoding uncharacterized protein isoform X1, coding for MGCSGSKVQDPLVVRCRQRRELIRAASNYRYALAAAHLSYFRSLKDVGDALRKFVDEDLITASISSSVSSPSLILPPTSKMKKNNVADKLQLNDSEDGDESHLYLSDSSSSSDVKEDGASEYFKHQHHNHYALDSDDESHQHHTHHAQEHRGKDYYSSHYPRGGFNGYKPTFGDGFINDPYEYPYTYSHPPHSFGEPYMDQWNQPGLPPPRPLYFSSKSNAYYMNRAAPEMKTVVREPPPEPSYGYTDSYWNSPADDGGHYGYFTWGSTTRMKNTDGLKVSPQKEAPPPPSPKASGWDFFNPFDVSDNGYPGYYLSEGFGYESNNNIPDSSELREREGIPDLEEDTENEVSKEFLKRITKARENKGASFASSVALPAVKNRDSSSAPSGKTEGRSRSVPLGGRESSSRSVSLGEREVSSRSVPLSKSEGVPKSVPSGKSKGSSSRLVAPWGSEKSSMPSTSKEGAKPSIPSPPLYIEESLKSSMPKSNKKGTSSWVNLSPSNSTSFTDGQSSSETIVSKSMDEGSVRKKGVSFEVEEMSNQDADSSQLSSVTILSPHGTRDLHDVVAELRDDFEIASSFGKEVAIMLEVGKQPHHSGLLKVILSQVLCHSTLSPSARSVKLASRSIKLAKSYFEDVGEDENANACNLSSTLDKLYAWERKLYKEVKEEERLRVSYEKQCKRLKILDEGGAESRKLEAAQASISKLLTRLEVSIKTIDAISSRIHKLRDEELQPQVAALVHGLIRMWKAMLKCHQKQFQSIMDSKMRKLRANIGLKNDSSSRATTELERELRLWCERFIDWIAFQKSYIESLNGWLLQCVQYIPEETPDGTFPYSPGQLGAPPIFIVCNDWHQAMESISEARVTNAINTLVTSLRQLEEKQDEEGRQRLKAEYLSKDIEKHLRSHRLTMSEKTRLPLVPSDKFDDQKVDLDSMRRRLAEERIKHKDAKKLVHDAASSSLQGGLVPIFKALENFTSDALKLHEHVRFKHPGP
- the LOC140971620 gene encoding uncharacterized protein isoform X2, translated to MGCSGSKVQDPLVVRCRQRRELIRAASNYRYALAAAHLSYFRSLKDVGDALRKFVDEDLITASISSSVSSPSLILPPTSKMKKNNVADKLQLNDSEDGDESHLYLSDSSSSSDVKEDGASEYFKHQHHNHYALDSDDESHQHHTHHAQEHRGKDYYSSHYPRGGFNGYKPTFGDGFINDPYEYPYTYSHPPHSFGEPYMDQWNQPGLPPPRPLYFSSKSNAYYMNRAAPEMKTVVREPPPEPSYGYTDSYWNSPADDGGHYGYFTWGSTTRMKNTDGLKVSPQKEAPPPPSPKASGWDFFNPFDVSDNGYPGYYLSEGFGYESNNNIPDSSELREREGIPDLEEDTENEVSKEFLKRITKARENKGASFASSVALPAVKNRDSSSAPSGKTEGSSRSVSLGEREVSSRSVPLSKSEGVPKSVPSGKSKGSSSRLVAPWGSEKSSMPSTSKEGAKPSIPSPPLYIEESLKSSMPKSNKKGTSSWVNLSPSNSTSFTDGQSSSETIVSKSMDEGSVRKKGVSFEVEEMSNQDADSSQLSSVTILSPHGTRDLHDVVAELRDDFEIASSFGKEVAIMLEVGKQPHHSGLLKVILSQVLCHSTLSPSARSVKLASRSIKLAKSYFEDVGEDENANACNLSSTLDKLYAWERKLYKEVKEEERLRVSYEKQCKRLKILDEGGAESRKLEAAQASISKLLTRLEVSIKTIDAISSRIHKLRDEELQPQVAALVHGLIRMWKAMLKCHQKQFQSIMDSKMRKLRANIGLKNDSSSRATTELERELRLWCERFIDWIAFQKSYIESLNGWLLQCVQYIPEETPDGTFPYSPGQLGAPPIFIVCNDWHQAMESISEARVTNAINTLVTSLRQLEEKQDEEGRQRLKAEYLSKDIEKHLRSHRLTMSEKTRLPLVPSDKFDDQKVDLDSMRRRLAEERIKHKDAKKLVHDAASSSLQGGLVPIFKALENFTSDALKLHEHVRFKHPGP
- the LOC140971621 gene encoding two-component response regulator ARR17-like isoform X2, with protein sequence MGDLNLDSEREICRNIGDQKKQSQDLHVLAVDDSRLDRKLLERLLTVSSYQVTFVDSGDKALEYLGLIDNIDEENQYQTSSSSPKSSLHDKVSKINLIMTDYSMPGISGFDLLKKVKDSSWKDIPVVIMSSENLPSRINMCLEGGAEDFLLKPVKLSDLRKLHSHLLNSHCQKQDKDSIKYKEKTTLLETRPPPVMSMN
- the LOC140971621 gene encoding two-component response regulator ARR17-like isoform X1, which codes for MGDLNLDSEREICRNIGDQKKQSQDLHVLAVDDSRLDRKLLERLLTVSSYQVTFVDSGDKALEYLGLIDNIDEENQYQTSSSSPKSSLHDKLQVSKINLIMTDYSMPGISGFDLLKKVKDSSWKDIPVVIMSSENLPSRINMCLEGGAEDFLLKPVKLSDLRKLHSHLLNSHCQKQDKDSIKYKEKTTLLETRPPPVMSMN
- the LOC140971623 gene encoding IAA-amino acid hydrolase ILR1-like 6 — its product is MKILDRNSSPFHFIFIFLILSNRMTMICSSSGAKPSNSSPEQDLTSLDSTLKGLVSKTSKNRSSSSGQKSSVPNTFDVDCSSVWTTACSEAILRMAKRPENVQRLKSVRRRIHENPELAFEEHETSRLIRQELDELDISYRFPLAITGIRAMIGTGKPPFVALRADMDALPIQEAVEWEHKSQNAGKMHACGHDAHVAMLLGAAMILKERERHLKGTVILIFQPAEEAGNGAKQMIEHGALEDVEAIFAMHVSHLLPVGVIGSRSGHLLAGCGFFKAVITVEYGISQNLHYSIDPIWAASAAIISLQTIVSREADPLDSQVVSVTYFKSETDHLDVMPDTVEFGGTLRAFSNTSFNHILKRIKQVILTQARVFRCSATVDFFRNADTIYPPMVNDDQMHKHLKKVAIELVGNENYRVVEPVMGSEDFSFYAELIPATFYFIGIKNKMLGSVHSVHSPHFMIDEDALPVGAATHAAIAERYLHDHYTVSTATLNRSCK